A single window of Nicotiana sylvestris chromosome 5, ASM39365v2, whole genome shotgun sequence DNA harbors:
- the LOC138868447 gene encoding uncharacterized protein, translated as MGTVVDDVNSSSTSNGFVPFSLDLSHPFYIHPSDNPGSQLVSVPFNGCGFVLWRNSMLTSLSAKNKHNLLDDRVNKPTPESPYYPHWERCNDMVKAWITNSVSREIAISFLNGLNDSYTTVKSAIMLINPLPPISKAYSLLQQDESQREAHSVAPNFSGDATSFLVSPSASTTNRTFSQKVNFEARKSAPNVSCKYCKKPGHTVDKCYRLHGFPTDFKFTKSKKYASCVQTESPSTTAVTTTSQYADSSAHGFTKEQYQHLLTLFQQVQMSNTSTHDASNMDQSAFAHFAGLFSKYAVDSKVSHVCASSQLGVNPWILDIGATNHMTPHKHLLFNVQSLIKPFLVTLPNGYKAKVVSTGSLYFRHDMILLHVLLGPSLKRPLEIGKAAGRLYYLHPDGDLFPVPSDSLNVSSSSLPSSVSTSSDLPSSASIVSDKSSHIVTHVNGTPNCLTMLLNLVEVLKPPSSSQAKAFSIRPLFLAPLNKMGWLKGNTNTYWKSPGLFFFSLTFLSNIGGECVLTATYLINRLPSVVLKGISPYEKLHGLPPLYDHLKSFGCGFS; from the exons ATGGGTACTGTAGTAGATGATGTTAActcttcttcaacttccaacGGTTTTGTTCCATTTTCCTTGGATCTTTCACATCCGTTCTATATTCATCCCTCAGATAATCCTGGAAGTCAACTAGTATCTGTTCCATTCAATGGTTGTGGGTTTGTGTTATGGCGTAACAGTATGCTCACTTCCCTTTCTGCAAAGAACAAACATAATCTATTAGATGACAGAGTCAATAAACCCACTCCTGAATCTCCTTATTACCCACATTGGGAGAGGTGCAATGATATGGTCAAAGCCTGGATAACTAACTCAGTATCTAGAGAAATAGCTATTAGT TTTCTCAATGGTCTAAATGATTCATACACAACTGTTAAAAGTGCCATCATGTTAATCAATCCTCTCCCACCAATCAGCAAAGCCTATAGTCTTTTACAACAAGATGAGAGTCAAAGAGAAGCTCACTCTGTTGCTCCTAACTTCTCTGGTGATGCCACCTCTTTCTTGGTGTCTCCTAGTGCTTCTACTACAAATAGGACTTTCAGTCAAAAGGTGAATTTTGAGGCCAGAAAATCTGCTCCAAATGTCTCTTGCAAATACTGCAAGAAGCCTGGCCACACTGTTGACAAGTGCTACAGACTTCATGGGTTCCCTACTGATTTCAAGTTCACCAAGAGTAAGAAATATGCTTCTTGTGTTCAGACTGAAAGTCCATCCACCACTGCTGTTACTACTACTTCTCAGTATGCTGATTCTTCAGCCCATGGGTTTACCAAGGAACAGTATCAACACCTGTTGACCTTGTTCCAACAAGTTCAGATGTCAAACACTTCCACACATGATGCCTCGAATATGGATCAATCTGCTTTTGCACACTTTGCAGGTTTGTTTAGCAAGTATGCTGTAGATTCTAAGGTTTCTCATGTGTGTGCATCCTCTCAATTAGGTGTCAACCCTTGGATCTTAGATATAGGGGCTACAAATCACATGACTCCACATAAACATCTTCTTTTTAATGTCCAATCATTAATCAAGCCTTTCCTTGTCACTCTACCTAATGGATATAAAGCTAAAGTTGTATCAACTGGATCTCTGTATTTTAGGCATGATATGATTTTACTTCATGTTCTTCTG GGCCCTTCACTGAAGAGGCCACTGGAAATTGGTAAAGCTGCAGGCAGGCTGTACTACCTCCATCCAGATGGTGATCTCTTTCCTGTTCCATCTGATTCTCTGAATGTTTCTTCTAGTAGTTTACCTAGTTCTGTTTCTACTTCTAGTGATTTACCTTCTTCTGCTTCAATTGTATCTGATAAGTCCAGCCATATTGTTACACATGTTAATGGTACTCCTAATT GTCTGACAATGCTTTTGAACTTGGTGGAAGTTCTGAAGCCACCAAGTTCTTCTCAAGCCAAGGCATTCTCCATCAGACCACTATTCCTTgcacccctcaacaaaatggggtGGTTGAAAGGAAACACAAACACTTATTGGAAATCTCCAGGGCTCTTCTTTTTCAGTCTAACCTTCCTCTCAAATATTGGGGGTGAATGTGTTCTGACTGCCACTTACCTCATCAATAGACTTCCTTCTGTTGTTTTGAAGGGTATCTCTCCTTATGAAAAACTTCATGGTCTTCCTCCACTTTATGATCACTTAAAGTCTTTT GGATGTGGTTTCTCATGA